A region of Haliotis asinina isolate JCU_RB_2024 chromosome 9, JCU_Hal_asi_v2, whole genome shotgun sequence DNA encodes the following proteins:
- the LOC137296978 gene encoding uncharacterized protein, which translates to MNECRVLCLLMALMVALESSSALISPKDDVNPICLTTTQTLIAHPTKCAQYYNCSAPAAKLNWEKNLQECQPPQMYNPDTQRCEHYSMVQCGNRAEPLGKCEYTRYACLGGKDCGPPCYINSPSCRNRPDGLNAYPNRPGSGYYTVCVNQRLVYTGVCGDSKIFNATLRACNC; encoded by the exons ATGAACGAGTGTCGGGTGTTGTGCTTGCTGATGGCGCTGATGGTCGCCCTGGAGTCAT CATCAGCACTGATTTCACCCAAAGACGACGTCAACCCCATTTGTTTGACGACGACGCAGACACTGATCGCCCATCCGACGAAGTGTGCCCAGTACTACAACTGCAGTGCCCCCGCCGCTAAACTAAACTGGGAGAAAAATCTACAGGAGTGTCAACCGCCTCAAATGTACAATCCCGACACACAGAGATGTGAACACTACAGCATGGTCCAGTGTGGCAACAGAGCAGAACCCCTGGGGAAAT GTGAGTATACCAGATACGCATGTCTCGGGGGAAAAGACTGTGGCCCTCCCTGTTACATCAACAGCCCCTCCTGCAGGAACCGTCCCGACGGCCTCAACGCCTACCCAAATCGTCCCGGCTCCGGTTACTACACCGTGTGCGTGAATCAGAGACTGGTCTACACCGGGGTGTGTGGCGATTCTAAAATCTTTAACGCTACACTTCGTGCCTGCAATTGTTAG
- the LOC137296584 gene encoding uncharacterized protein, with protein MGGKTGVMRRMTSLGERGVIDECWASALISPKDDVNPICLTTTQTLIAHPTKCAQYYNCSAPAAKLNWEKNLQECQPPQLYNPDTQRCEHYSMVQCGNRAEPLGKCEYTRYACLGGKDCGPPCYINSPSCRNRPDGLNAYPNRPGSGYYTVCVNQRLVYTGVCGDSKIFNATLRACQC; from the exons ATGGGTGGAAAGACGGGTGTAATGAGGAGAATGACCAGCTTGGGGGAGAGGGGTGTGATAGATGAGTGTTGGG CATCAGCACTGATTTCACCCAAAGACGACGTCAACCCCATTTGTTTGACGACGACGCAGACACTGATCGCCCACCCGACGAAGTGTGCCCAGTACTACAACTGCAGTGCCCCCGCCGCTAAACTAAACTGGGAGAAAAACCTACAAGAGTGTCAACCGCCTCAACTGTACAATCCCGACACACAGAGATGTGAACACTACAGCATGGTCCAGTGTGGCAACAGAGCAGAACCCCTGGGGAAAT GTGAGTATACCAGATACGCATGTCTCGGGGGAAAAGACTGTGGGCCACCCTGTTACATCAACAGCCCCTCCTGCAGGAACCGTCCCGACGGCCTCAACGCCTACCCAAATCGTCCCGGCTCCGGCTACTACACCGTGTGCGTGAATCAGAGACTGGTCTACACCGGGGTGTGTGGCGATTCTAAAATCTTTAACGC